One stretch of Gopherus flavomarginatus isolate rGopFla2 chromosome 2, rGopFla2.mat.asm, whole genome shotgun sequence DNA includes these proteins:
- the LOC127044258 gene encoding troponin T, cardiac muscle-like, with product MDKDSAEGEDEEEEEEDELAESTQHSILSNSQELFVTQTELPSQPSQATSPDSEAMEATSAAHFSNLPTPSRRLAQIRQRKKRTRDEMFSEIMAVTRNERAHLREWKDVVAKYRKDASERKGRRDQREDRRDARDERCRQEDQRWRVATLELLRDQTDILRHLVDLQVEQRGHRVPLQPMFNHPQYSPCSMSSSHRRVRTREGRLCAPAHSTPVDSPTKRLSLH from the exons atggataaggattcagcggagggggaagatgaggaggaggaagaggaggatgagcttgcagagagcacacagcactccattctctccaacagccaggagctttttgtgacccagacggaattaccatcccagccctcccaagccactagcccagacagtgaagccatggaagcgacctctg CTGCTCATTTTTCaaacctccctactccatcccgaaggctagctcagataaggcagaggaagaagaggactcgagatgaaatgttctcagaaatcatggcagtaacccgcaatgaaagagctcatctgagggagtggaaggacgtggtagcaaagtacagaaaagatgccagtgaacgtaagggcaggagggaccaacgtgaggataggagagacgctcgagatgagaggtgtaggcaggaagatcagcggtggcgggttgcaacgctggagctgctgcgtgatcaaactgacatcctccgacatctggtggatcttcaggtggagcagcggggtcacagagtgccgctgcagcctatgtttaaccaccctcagtactcaccatgttccatgtcttcctcacacagacgtgtaagaacgcgtgagggaaggctttgtgcaccagcccactctacccccgtggacagtccaaccaaaaggctgtcattacattga